One Moritella sp. Urea-trap-13 genomic window carries:
- a CDS encoding thiazole synthase codes for MSLTTLTSAFILPNDELVIADKIFSSRLFTGTGKFSDQKIMAEALIASQSELVTMALKRIDLANQDDDILKPLIAAGMNLLPNTSGARNAKEAVYAAHLAREALQTNWIKLEIHPDPKYLLPDPIETLIATEQLARDGFHVLPYIHADPVLCKRLEEVGTAAVMPLGAPIGSNKGIRTAEFLEIIIEQSRVPVIVDAGIGAPSHAALAMEMGADAVLVNTAIAVAKDPLAMSKAFALAVQAGRQAYLAGLGAQARMAVASSPLTAFLDL; via the coding sequence ATGTCACTAACAACGTTAACATCAGCATTCATATTACCAAACGATGAACTTGTCATTGCCGATAAAATATTTTCATCACGGTTATTTACTGGTACCGGTAAATTTAGTGATCAAAAAATAATGGCAGAGGCTTTGATAGCTTCTCAATCTGAGCTGGTGACTATGGCATTAAAACGTATTGATTTAGCCAATCAAGATGATGACATTCTTAAACCCTTGATTGCAGCTGGCATGAATTTATTACCCAATACATCAGGTGCGCGTAATGCCAAAGAAGCGGTATATGCTGCGCATTTAGCTCGTGAAGCATTGCAAACTAATTGGATTAAATTAGAGATACACCCTGATCCTAAATATTTACTGCCAGATCCGATTGAAACCTTAATTGCGACAGAGCAACTAGCGCGTGATGGATTCCATGTGTTGCCTTACATTCATGCCGACCCGGTATTGTGTAAACGTTTAGAAGAAGTAGGTACTGCTGCGGTGATGCCATTAGGTGCGCCAATTGGTTCGAATAAAGGTATACGCACTGCTGAATTTTTGGAAATTATTATTGAGCAATCTAGGGTGCCAGTTATTGTCGATGCCGGTATCGGTGCGCCATCACATGCGGCGCTAGCGATGGAAATGGGCGCGGATGCGGTATTGGTTAATACTGCAATTGCAGTGGCGAAAGATCCGCTTGCGATGAGCAAAGCGTTTGCGTTAGCGGTACAAGCAGGTCGTCAAGCGTATTTAGCTGGCTTAGGCGCTCAGGCGAGAATGGCGGTGGCATCGAGTCCGTTGACTGCATTTTTAGATCTATAA
- the thiH gene encoding 2-iminoacetate synthase ThiH translates to MSFYKQLQQLDWDDIRLSIYAKTAADVERALAKSRLDLNDFQALISPAAEPFLEQMAQRSVELTRQRFGNTVQFYVPLYLSNMCSNICTYCGFSMHNKIRRTTLDMKQLNSEAKAIKAMGFEHLLLVAGESERKVGMPYFRQVFKELKSQFSHLSLEVQPLDQADYEELKELGLDSVLVYQETYHPRTYAEHHIKGKKSDFKYRIETPDRLGKAGIHKMGLGALIGLDEWRTDCFHVAAHLDYLQKRYWQTKYSISFPRLRPCEGAFQPKSIMNDRQLVQLICAYRLFNPDVELSLSTRESAHFRDNVIPLGITSISAGSKTQPGGYSDDTDKALEQFEIDDDRSPGEMADLVKTMGLEVVWKDWDRSLTTLK, encoded by the coding sequence ATGAGCTTTTATAAGCAATTACAGCAATTAGATTGGGATGATATCCGCTTATCTATTTATGCTAAAACAGCAGCTGATGTTGAACGTGCGTTAGCTAAATCGCGACTTGATTTAAATGATTTTCAAGCCTTGATTTCACCGGCAGCAGAACCATTTTTAGAGCAGATGGCACAGCGTAGTGTCGAATTAACCCGTCAACGTTTTGGTAATACGGTTCAATTCTATGTACCGCTGTATCTCTCTAATATGTGCTCTAACATTTGCACTTATTGTGGTTTTTCGATGCATAACAAGATCCGTCGAACCACGCTGGACATGAAACAGTTAAACAGTGAAGCGAAAGCGATTAAGGCTATGGGCTTTGAGCATTTGTTATTAGTTGCTGGTGAGTCTGAGCGTAAAGTGGGGATGCCATATTTTCGCCAAGTATTTAAGGAATTGAAATCGCAATTTTCGCATTTATCGTTAGAAGTGCAACCGTTAGATCAAGCTGATTATGAAGAGTTAAAAGAGCTCGGCCTTGATTCGGTATTGGTCTATCAAGAAACTTATCATCCGCGTACTTATGCCGAGCATCATATCAAGGGTAAAAAATCGGACTTTAAATATCGGATTGAAACCCCTGATCGACTAGGTAAAGCCGGTATCCATAAAATGGGACTTGGAGCCTTGATTGGTTTAGATGAATGGCGCACCGATTGTTTTCATGTTGCTGCGCATTTAGATTATTTGCAGAAACGTTATTGGCAAACCAAGTATTCAATTTCTTTTCCACGTTTAAGACCGTGTGAAGGGGCGTTTCAGCCTAAATCGATTATGAATGATCGCCAGCTGGTACAGCTTATTTGTGCTTATCGATTATTTAATCCGGATGTTGAGTTATCTTTATCTACGCGAGAATCAGCACATTTTCGTGACAATGTTATTCCATTAGGTATCACCAGTATTAGTGCTGGGTCGAAAACCCAACCCGGTGGTTATTCTGACGACACCGACAAAGCGTTAGAGCAGTTTGAAATTGATGATGACCGTTCACCAGGTGAAATGGCTGATTTAGTTAAAACGATGGGCTTAGAAGTCGTTTGGAAAGACTGGGATAGATCGCTAACAACACTGAAATAA
- a CDS encoding DMT family transporter, whose amino-acid sequence MNKKLLATLLFTSVCLIWGTTWMAMEIAVHSIPPITATGLRFALAAPLLILAARWLNIPLMFPKGKKLEFTLISVFYFAAPFTLMIFGEQYISSGLASIIFATMPVVVLGFAVLVHRQKVHIHQIAGLAIALFSLITIISNEMGVSANGSLIGVGALVLAVFMHATIYTSVQTRCQGIHVLTYNALPCLVAAVLLLVVGAFVEQPDFSTFTLTSWLSVIYLGAIAGIGGIMAYFQLNKVASPFQASICFLVFPVIALGLDSAINGRTISHESLIMMLILTAGVLLCKLPIELISKRFARTAISVEK is encoded by the coding sequence ATGAATAAAAAACTCCTCGCCACATTATTATTTACCTCTGTATGTTTGATCTGGGGTACAACCTGGATGGCGATGGAAATTGCCGTTCATTCAATTCCACCGATTACAGCAACGGGGTTACGTTTTGCACTGGCTGCACCGTTATTAATTCTAGCCGCGCGCTGGCTTAACATTCCACTGATGTTCCCGAAAGGCAAGAAACTCGAATTCACCTTAATCAGTGTATTTTATTTTGCCGCGCCTTTTACCCTTATGATTTTTGGTGAGCAATATATCTCATCAGGTTTGGCTTCTATTATTTTTGCCACTATGCCGGTTGTAGTTTTAGGTTTTGCAGTACTAGTGCATCGTCAAAAAGTACATATCCACCAAATAGCTGGTCTTGCCATTGCCCTGTTTAGTTTGATTACCATTATCAGTAATGAAATGGGCGTGAGCGCAAACGGTAGCCTTATCGGTGTTGGCGCATTGGTATTAGCCGTATTCATGCATGCAACTATCTATACCAGTGTACAAACTCGCTGTCAGGGTATTCATGTATTAACCTATAACGCACTACCGTGTCTTGTTGCTGCCGTACTGTTACTGGTTGTCGGCGCATTTGTAGAACAACCTGACTTTAGCACTTTCACATTAACGTCTTGGTTATCGGTTATTTACCTTGGTGCGATAGCCGGTATTGGCGGCATCATGGCTTACTTCCAGCTGAATAAAGTGGCGAGCCCGTTTCAAGCATCAATCTGTTTCTTGGTATTCCCAGTGATAGCACTTGGTCTAGACAGTGCGATCAACGGTAGAACGATTAGCCACGAATCATTAATCATGATGCTCATACTCACGGCCGGTGTTTTATTGTGTAAATTACCGATTGAATTAATCAGTAAACGTTTCGCCAGAACAGCGATCAGCGTAGAAAAATAA
- a CDS encoding DctP family TRAP transporter solute-binding subunit encodes MFKYATAISIVLASMTTFSAQASSGACDPGEIVIKFSHVTNTSKHPKGIAASLLEERVNKEMNGKACMQVFPNSTLYDDNKVLEALLNGDVQLAAPSLSKFEKITKKFRIFDLPFLFDDVAAVDRFQNSESGDKLKNSMRRRGLQGLAFWHNGMKQMSANRPLIYPEDAQGLKFRVQASDVLVAQFEQLGANPQKMSFKEVYGGLQTKVIDGQENTWSNTYGKKFFEVQDGVTETNHGILDYLLVTSNRWWAKLPNDVKVQLHQIIVEVTATRNAESSRINNENRNNIIAAGGVVRTLTPEQRQAWVTKLQPVWSQFEKDIGTDLIQKALASNKS; translated from the coding sequence ATGTTTAAATACGCAACTGCAATATCGATAGTACTTGCGAGCATGACTACGTTTAGTGCTCAAGCCTCATCTGGTGCCTGTGACCCCGGCGAGATCGTGATTAAATTTAGTCATGTGACCAATACCAGTAAACACCCGAAAGGTATTGCTGCTTCATTACTTGAAGAGCGAGTAAATAAAGAGATGAATGGTAAAGCTTGTATGCAAGTTTTCCCTAACTCAACACTTTATGATGATAATAAAGTACTTGAAGCCTTGTTAAATGGTGATGTGCAATTAGCCGCTCCCTCTCTCTCTAAATTCGAAAAAATCACCAAGAAATTCCGTATTTTTGATCTGCCGTTCCTGTTTGATGACGTTGCCGCTGTTGATCGTTTCCAAAATTCTGAATCCGGTGACAAGCTGAAAAATTCAATGCGTCGTCGTGGTTTACAAGGATTGGCATTTTGGCATAACGGTATGAAGCAAATGTCTGCTAACCGTCCGCTTATTTATCCTGAAGATGCGCAAGGTTTAAAATTCCGTGTACAAGCATCTGATGTACTGGTTGCACAGTTTGAGCAGCTAGGCGCCAACCCACAAAAAATGTCGTTTAAAGAAGTATACGGCGGTCTACAAACCAAAGTTATCGATGGTCAGGAAAATACTTGGTCGAATACTTACGGTAAAAAATTCTTCGAAGTACAAGACGGCGTAACAGAAACCAATCACGGTATTCTTGATTATCTATTGGTGACGTCAAACCGCTGGTGGGCTAAATTACCGAATGATGTGAAAGTGCAACTGCATCAAATTATTGTAGAGGTTACAGCGACACGTAATGCTGAATCATCACGTATCAATAATGAAAACAGAAATAACATTATTGCCGCTGGTGGCGTAGTACGTACGTTAACGCCTGAGCAGCGTCAAGCTTGGGTAACGAAGCTACAACCTGTTTGGTCTCAGTTCGAAAAAGATATTGGCACTGACTTGATCCAAAAAGCCTTAGCGTCAAATAAATCATAA
- a CDS encoding TRAP transporter small permease: MDNGLWARLGRISDNVEELNIALSLGVMTLLTFANVVFRYLFNGNILWALELTVFLFAWLVLVGASYGVKKHSHIGVDILINIASVKLRKIYAVIAVSACLLFSVLLLIGSWNYWYPFITEQAWYETDDIPMPEFLQFLADWLNEGERYEKLPRFIPYFSLPLGTALLTFRFSQLLWQVLTNKIDRVIASHEAEEALAVLDQEDNKD; the protein is encoded by the coding sequence ATGGATAATGGATTATGGGCGCGCTTAGGGCGTATATCCGATAATGTCGAAGAATTAAATATAGCCTTGTCATTGGGGGTAATGACCTTACTCACCTTTGCCAATGTGGTATTTCGATATTTGTTTAATGGCAATATTTTATGGGCATTAGAGTTAACAGTATTTTTATTTGCTTGGTTAGTATTAGTCGGCGCCTCGTATGGAGTAAAAAAACACTCGCATATCGGTGTGGATATTCTAATTAACATAGCATCAGTCAAACTACGTAAGATTTATGCTGTTATCGCCGTTAGTGCGTGTTTACTTTTTTCGGTGTTGTTGTTGATCGGGTCGTGGAATTATTGGTATCCGTTTATTACCGAGCAAGCTTGGTATGAAACGGATGATATTCCAATGCCAGAGTTTTTGCAGTTTCTTGCTGATTGGCTTAATGAGGGAGAGCGTTATGAAAAATTACCGCGTTTCATTCCTTATTTTTCTTTACCGTTAGGCACTGCATTACTGACATTTAGATTTTCACAGCTGTTATGGCAAGTACTTACTAACAAAATAGACCGTGTGATCGCAAGTCACGAAGCTGAAGAAGCGTTGGCGGTATTAGATCAAGAAGATAACAAGGATTAA
- a CDS encoding TRAP transporter large permease — translation MVLGILLLMIIGFMMFGVPIAVSLGLSSILFLLVTSDASLASVAQTLFNAFAGHYTLLAIPFFILASTFMSTGGVAQRIIRFAIAIVGWFPGGLAIASVVACMMFAALSGSSPATVVAIGSLVIAGMVKNGYSKEFAAGVICNAGTLGILIPPSIVMVVYAAATDVSVGRMFLAGVVPGTLAGLMLIVAIFITAKVKKLPAQPFVGWSEVFRSARDASWGLMLIVIILGGIYGGIFTPTEAAAVAAVYAFVIANFVYKDMGPFADKKSTKSAISKSLHVLCHPDTKKSLFDAGKMTIMLLFIVANALILKHVLTEERIPQMITEAMLSAGLGPIAFLIVVNVLLLIGGQFMEPSGLLIIVAPLVFPIALELGIDPIHLGIIMVVNMEIGMITPPVGLNLFVTSGVAHMSMLQVVKAVMPWVALMLVFLMIVTYVPWVSTWLPTLMMGPELIIH, via the coding sequence ATGGTTTTAGGTATATTGTTATTGATGATCATCGGGTTCATGATGTTCGGCGTGCCAATTGCGGTGTCACTTGGTTTATCTAGTATTCTGTTTTTACTGGTCACTTCAGATGCGAGTTTAGCATCAGTAGCGCAAACTTTATTTAATGCCTTTGCTGGGCATTACACTTTATTGGCTATCCCATTTTTCATTTTGGCATCGACCTTTATGTCCACTGGCGGTGTTGCTCAGCGCATCATACGTTTTGCAATTGCTATCGTGGGTTGGTTCCCTGGCGGTTTAGCTATTGCATCTGTGGTTGCATGTATGATGTTTGCTGCACTGTCAGGTTCATCACCTGCAACGGTTGTCGCTATCGGTAGTTTAGTTATTGCTGGTATGGTTAAGAATGGTTACAGCAAAGAGTTTGCTGCCGGGGTTATTTGTAATGCCGGTACCTTAGGCATCTTAATTCCGCCTTCGATCGTGATGGTAGTGTATGCGGCAGCAACTGATGTATCTGTTGGACGCATGTTCTTGGCGGGTGTTGTGCCTGGCACATTAGCCGGACTGATGCTTATCGTGGCTATTTTTATTACCGCTAAAGTGAAGAAACTGCCTGCACAACCGTTTGTGGGTTGGAGTGAAGTATTCCGTTCTGCGCGAGATGCATCATGGGGACTAATGCTAATTGTCATTATTCTTGGTGGTATTTATGGCGGTATCTTTACACCGACAGAAGCGGCGGCGGTAGCTGCAGTATATGCGTTTGTTATTGCTAATTTTGTCTATAAAGACATGGGGCCTTTCGCAGATAAAAAAAGTACCAAATCTGCGATCTCTAAATCACTCCACGTATTATGTCATCCGGATACCAAGAAAAGCTTATTTGATGCCGGTAAAATGACCATCATGTTGCTGTTCATTGTTGCCAATGCTTTAATTTTAAAACACGTGTTAACTGAAGAACGTATTCCACAGATGATCACAGAAGCGATGTTAAGTGCTGGTCTTGGACCGATTGCATTTTTGATTGTGGTAAATGTACTGCTGTTGATTGGTGGTCAGTTTATGGAACCATCGGGTTTATTGATTATTGTCGCACCTTTGGTATTTCCGATTGCCTTAGAGCTGGGTATTGACCCTATCCACCTTGGTATCATTATGGTGGTGAATATGGAGATTGGTATGATCACCCCACCGGTCGGCTTGAATCTATTTGTCACCTCAGGGGTTGCCCACATGTCGATGTTACAAGTGGTGAAAGCGGTTATGCCATGGGTTGCGTTGATGTTGGTGTTCTTGATGATAGTGACGTATGTACCTTGGGTATCGACCTGGTTACCTACCTTGATGATGGGACCTGAACTGATAATTCATTAG
- a CDS encoding sigma-54 dependent transcriptional regulator encodes MSQVFFIDDEEDLRFANQQTLELAGISVTCFADAESALTQLAIETPLVVISDIRLPGLSGHQLLLKLTQQDPSLPVILITGHGDISLAVQAMRDGAYDFIEKPFASVRLTESVKRAIEKRLLTEENKTLKKALQAKEILGPRIIGTTKAIVELREMISHIADTPADILLFGETGTGKELVARSLHEQSSRRTHNFVAINCGAVPENLIESELFGHEKGAFSGASDRRIGKFEYAQGGTLFLDEIESMPMQAQIKLLRILQERTLERIGSNKEIPLNIRIIAATKIDLAKAGNEGLFRQDLYYRLNIVTLNIPPLRQRFDDIQSLFHHFLLVSAARYSKAAPALPPQDVQTLLAHDWPGNVRELRNAAERYILLGKLTGLSSANEAQTTLTQNLSEQVEAFEKILIEQALTSCNGSIKDTMHQLNLARKTLYDKMQKHQIDKQAFKEQPLK; translated from the coding sequence ATGAGTCAGGTTTTTTTTATTGATGACGAAGAAGATTTACGGTTCGCCAATCAGCAAACGCTCGAGCTGGCCGGGATCAGTGTGACCTGCTTTGCCGATGCTGAATCAGCGCTCACCCAGTTAGCGATTGAAACGCCTTTAGTGGTAATCAGCGATATTCGCTTACCCGGTTTATCGGGTCATCAATTATTGCTAAAACTAACGCAACAAGATCCTAGTCTACCGGTTATTTTGATCACTGGTCACGGTGATATATCTCTCGCAGTACAAGCAATGCGCGATGGCGCTTATGATTTTATTGAAAAGCCATTTGCCTCAGTCCGGCTCACCGAGTCGGTCAAGCGTGCTATCGAAAAGCGACTATTAACCGAAGAAAACAAAACCTTAAAAAAAGCCTTACAAGCCAAAGAAATTCTCGGTCCTAGGATCATTGGCACGACCAAAGCCATTGTTGAATTGCGGGAAATGATCAGTCATATTGCCGATACCCCTGCTGATATTTTATTATTCGGTGAAACAGGTACAGGTAAAGAACTGGTTGCACGCTCTTTACATGAACAGAGTAGCCGTCGGACACATAATTTTGTCGCCATCAACTGCGGCGCGGTCCCCGAAAATTTAATTGAAAGTGAGTTATTTGGCCATGAAAAAGGCGCATTTTCTGGTGCATCCGATCGCCGTATAGGTAAATTTGAATATGCCCAAGGTGGCACTTTATTTCTTGATGAAATAGAATCGATGCCAATGCAAGCACAGATAAAACTATTGCGTATTTTGCAAGAACGGACACTCGAACGCATAGGTTCAAATAAAGAGATACCACTGAATATTCGTATTATTGCCGCGACTAAAATAGACCTAGCCAAAGCAGGAAACGAAGGTTTATTTCGCCAAGACCTGTACTACCGCTTGAATATAGTCACGCTAAATATACCGCCACTACGCCAACGTTTCGACGATATTCAAAGCCTATTTCACCACTTCTTATTAGTGTCAGCGGCGCGATACAGTAAAGCCGCCCCCGCGTTGCCACCGCAAGATGTACAAACGCTACTTGCCCATGATTGGCCTGGTAATGTACGTGAGTTAAGAAATGCCGCAGAGCGCTATATTTTACTGGGTAAACTCACAGGTCTTAGTTCAGCCAACGAAGCACAAACAACACTGACGCAAAATTTATCCGAGCAAGTCGAAGCCTTCGAAAAAATTCTCATTGAGCAAGCACTAACAAGCTGTAACGGCAGTATTAAAGACACCATGCATCAGCTTAATTTAGCTCGTAAAACCTTATATGATAAAATGCAGAAGCATCAAATAGATAAACAAGCCTTTAAAGAACAGCCTCTGAAATAA
- a CDS encoding ATP-binding protein has protein sequence MLTTRKFLIGFYLVSLIILSSWVWRSGYAKLVSQSNQQLDIFAAHLQSQLQRFNAIPKLLFDQKLVVASLQDTNNAPLIEKTNRYLKHVNNTIGASDTYLLDLDGTTIVANNWLGEQTFIGKNFAFRPYFQQAVTGQQGRYFALGTTSGQRGYYFSSPVIHADKIIGVVVVKMDLSKIEKEWTGKQSHFMVTDDDNIIFISNTQSWLLHSLIPLSADKLQQIIRSRRYGEKTIAALNFSGQLQESPTLLQLTTSKPLATNYLSISKSMPTAGWTVRVFAPLTAIFVDMAIGVVLLSLVFWLLNLRLKLSMHKRQRTKDKELLRIKTKYKLKQEVKLRTADLNNEIIERQKMEQTLRDTQKELIQTAKLAVLGQLSASISHELNNPLAAIRSYADNALVFLQREQYQSTEDNLQRIIHLTERMAKISSQLKFFARKSSGELHPVPLLNVINMAIELVKPQLKNNQVNITLDDANIEVLVNVDQVQLEQVLVNLLSNAMQAVEESSEKHIHITLCRKQQQVIVQVDDSGAGIKKENLSQLFDPFFTTKETGLGLGLSISHKIMRNMQGNIEAENRPNTGARFSLSLPIAAIIEPSQGYNKIIG, from the coding sequence ATGTTAACTACACGTAAGTTTTTAATCGGTTTTTATCTAGTCAGTTTGATCATTTTATCAAGCTGGGTTTGGCGATCCGGTTACGCAAAATTAGTCAGTCAAAGCAATCAACAATTAGATATTTTCGCCGCTCACTTACAAAGCCAACTACAACGCTTTAACGCGATACCTAAATTATTGTTTGATCAAAAATTGGTCGTCGCTAGCTTGCAAGATACCAACAATGCACCGCTTATAGAAAAAACCAACCGTTATTTAAAACATGTTAACAATACCATTGGCGCGTCGGACACTTACCTTCTCGATCTTGACGGAACCACTATCGTTGCCAATAACTGGCTTGGCGAGCAAACCTTCATTGGCAAAAACTTTGCTTTCCGGCCTTATTTTCAGCAGGCAGTCACCGGACAACAAGGCCGTTATTTTGCCTTAGGCACCACATCAGGACAACGAGGTTATTATTTTTCCTCTCCAGTTATCCACGCCGATAAAATTATTGGTGTGGTGGTAGTCAAAATGGATTTATCCAAAATTGAAAAAGAATGGACAGGGAAACAGTCTCACTTCATGGTGACCGATGATGACAATATTATTTTTATCTCCAATACCCAGTCATGGCTACTGCATAGTTTAATACCGCTAAGTGCGGATAAATTACAGCAAATAATCCGTAGCCGCCGTTATGGTGAAAAAACAATAGCGGCACTCAATTTTTCAGGGCAATTACAAGAGAGCCCGACATTACTACAGCTGACAACCTCTAAACCATTAGCCACTAATTATTTATCAATAAGTAAATCGATGCCCACGGCTGGCTGGACAGTCCGCGTATTCGCCCCTTTGACCGCTATTTTCGTCGATATGGCCATTGGCGTGGTATTACTATCACTAGTTTTTTGGTTGCTCAATTTACGCTTAAAATTATCGATGCATAAACGTCAGCGCACCAAAGACAAGGAGCTGTTACGGATTAAAACCAAATACAAACTTAAACAAGAAGTGAAACTTCGTACTGCCGATCTCAATAATGAAATAATTGAACGCCAAAAAATGGAACAAACTCTGCGTGACACGCAAAAAGAACTGATTCAAACAGCAAAATTAGCGGTACTGGGTCAGCTCTCTGCCAGTATCAGTCATGAGTTAAATAACCCACTCGCAGCAATCCGCAGTTATGCCGATAATGCCTTAGTGTTCTTACAACGCGAACAATATCAATCCACCGAAGATAACCTGCAACGTATTATTCATTTAACCGAACGCATGGCTAAAATAAGTTCTCAGTTAAAGTTTTTCGCCCGAAAATCCAGTGGTGAACTACACCCGGTGCCACTGCTTAATGTGATCAACATGGCGATAGAGTTAGTCAAACCGCAATTAAAAAACAACCAAGTTAATATCACCCTTGATGATGCCAATATTGAGGTGCTGGTTAATGTCGATCAAGTACAGCTAGAACAAGTCCTGGTGAACTTATTATCCAATGCTATGCAAGCGGTAGAAGAGAGTAGTGAAAAACATATTCATATCACCTTGTGCCGCAAGCAACAGCAAGTCATTGTCCAAGTTGATGATTCCGGCGCAGGGATAAAAAAAGAAAATTTATCACAACTTTTCGACCCATTTTTCACCACCAAGGAAACAGGCTTAGGCCTAGGCTTATCTATTTCGCACAAAATAATGCGAAATATGCAGGGTAATATTGAAGCAGAGAATCGCCCTAATACTGGAGCCAGATTTAGTCTTAGTTTGCCCATCGCAGCCATAATAGAGCCATCACAAGGCTATAATAAAATCATAGGATAG
- a CDS encoding Lrp/AsnC family transcriptional regulator: MLDSKDTLILDLLQRDASLSIADLADKVSLTVSPCWKRLKRLEDNGYILRRVALLNEQKLGLALTAFVNIKTQNHSDSWFKKFVVSVNDFAEVIEFYRMAGEYDYMMKVIVKDMAAFDVFYKRLVNCVDGLTDVTSSFAMEGLKNTTQLPIS, from the coding sequence ATGTTAGATTCAAAGGATACATTGATTTTAGATCTGTTGCAGCGCGATGCATCTTTGTCTATTGCAGATCTTGCCGACAAAGTCAGTTTGACGGTATCGCCTTGCTGGAAACGATTAAAGCGGTTAGAAGATAACGGGTATATTTTACGTCGAGTGGCGTTATTGAATGAGCAAAAATTAGGCTTAGCCCTAACTGCCTTCGTTAATATCAAAACCCAAAATCACAGTGATAGTTGGTTTAAGAAGTTTGTTGTAAGTGTGAATGACTTTGCCGAAGTGATTGAGTTTTACCGTATGGCGGGCGAATACGATTATATGATGAAGGTAATAGTAAAAGACATGGCGGCCTTTGATGTATTTTATAAGCGCTTGGTTAATTGCGTCGATGGCCTTACTGATGTCACCTCTTCTTTTGCGATGGAAGGGTTAAAGAATACCACGCAATTACCAATATCTTAA
- a CDS encoding SCO family protein produces MKKSKAIIAAGIIGLSALGAIVANNMQSPSLPTLTTAYVQPKQITLPDFVLGDNNQYTKALFKDKWSLVFFGYASCPDICPTELYNLNNVAKIMTDAGKAMPQVLFISVDPQRDSHEMLTTYTHFYNDDFIGMTGASAEIDKLVASFGVIYQKTFLANNGKYVSVPYTAPIPEDQRNSYLINHSSRLYLVNPQGQYVAAFAPPHSAKKIAEDLLKL; encoded by the coding sequence ATGAAAAAATCTAAGGCTATAATCGCTGCAGGTATTATCGGCCTTAGTGCACTCGGTGCTATTGTTGCCAATAATATGCAGTCACCAAGTTTACCAACATTAACCACCGCCTACGTGCAGCCTAAGCAAATAACATTACCTGATTTTGTACTTGGCGATAATAACCAATACACCAAGGCATTATTTAAAGATAAATGGTCATTGGTGTTCTTTGGTTATGCCAGCTGTCCCGATATTTGCCCGACGGAATTATATAATCTTAATAATGTCGCCAAGATCATGACAGATGCAGGCAAAGCCATGCCACAAGTGCTATTTATCTCAGTTGACCCACAACGAGACAGTCATGAGATGCTGACAACTTATACGCATTTTTATAATGATGACTTTATAGGTATGACAGGTGCGAGCGCAGAAATAGATAAATTAGTCGCGAGCTTTGGGGTTATTTATCAAAAAACGTTTTTAGCCAATAATGGTAAGTATGTCTCTGTGCCTTACACTGCGCCGATACCTGAAGATCAGCGCAACAGTTATCTAATTAATCACTCTTCTCGACTGTATTTAGTTAATCCACAGGGGCAATATGTAGCGGCATTTGCACCGCCCCATAGCGCTAAAAAAATAGCGGAAGATCTACTGAAACTCTAA
- a CDS encoding copper chaperone PCu(A)C encodes MQKSIITTLIATAIFSATPSFAAEQTNMMIMDAWVRAAPPSAKVQAAFFTVMNHSNQTIVLTDVEAQGFGRSELHLSAKKDGMMTMQKQQKVTIPANTIFQFKPGSYHVMLLEPNKIAAPGELVNVSFTLLNGEKISAQMPVKRDNSKNKMDHSEMDHSDIEHN; translated from the coding sequence ATGCAAAAATCAATAATCACCACCCTTATCGCCACCGCTATTTTTTCTGCCACCCCGAGTTTTGCAGCAGAACAAACGAACATGATGATCATGGATGCTTGGGTACGTGCAGCGCCACCATCAGCAAAAGTACAAGCGGCTTTTTTCACGGTAATGAATCACAGCAATCAAACCATTGTACTCACTGATGTTGAAGCACAAGGTTTTGGTCGTAGTGAACTGCATTTATCAGCCAAAAAAGATGGCATGATGACAATGCAAAAACAACAGAAAGTCACCATCCCCGCGAATACTATTTTCCAATTCAAACCGGGCAGTTACCATGTAATGCTATTAGAACCAAACAAGATTGCTGCGCCGGGTGAACTCGTCAACGTATCATTTACGCTATTAAATGGTGAAAAAATCAGTGCGCAAATGCCAGTGAAGCGTGATAACAGCAAAAATAAAATGGACCATAGCGAAATGGACCACTCAGATATCGAACATAACTAG